One Sporomusaceae bacterium ACPt DNA window includes the following coding sequences:
- a CDS encoding Hydroxypyruvate reductase has translation MKKVVLTHRLHEAGMKVLEGKVEVAITNTGKPQEMLPELFDADGLIIRIGSIDRATMLAAKNLKVIGRPGVGVDDVDVASATELGIPVVIAPGANTLSVAEHALALIFAAAKDILNSDKKTRAGEFHVRNSYKAFELFGKTLGLVGYGNIGRELARLSSSVGLKVMVYDPFVNRESIEKQGYQYEQDLDQLLRNADVISLHVPLTDKTKGLIGEREFNLMRSTAILVNCARGGVIDEQALAQALRTNRIHSAALDVLAVEPVRADDPLVGFDNVIITPHMAGLTQEAATGVATMAAEGVLAVINGEKWPYVANKEVYDHPKWKNK, from the coding sequence ATGAAAAAGGTAGTGCTTACTCACCGGCTTCATGAAGCAGGTATGAAAGTTTTGGAAGGTAAAGTAGAAGTAGCTATTACCAATACAGGCAAACCCCAGGAAATGCTGCCGGAATTATTTGACGCTGATGGTTTGATTATCCGGATTGGCTCCATTGATCGTGCTACCATGCTGGCCGCCAAAAATCTCAAGGTTATCGGCCGGCCTGGTGTTGGTGTGGACGATGTGGATGTCGCAAGCGCGACAGAATTAGGAATCCCTGTTGTTATCGCTCCGGGAGCTAATACACTTTCGGTAGCCGAGCACGCGCTAGCTCTTATTTTCGCGGCGGCTAAAGATATCCTCAACAGTGACAAGAAAACTCGCGCAGGTGAGTTTCACGTACGCAACAGCTATAAAGCCTTCGAATTATTCGGCAAAACATTAGGACTTGTAGGCTATGGCAATATTGGACGCGAATTGGCACGGCTTTCGTCCTCTGTCGGCCTGAAAGTCATGGTATATGACCCTTTTGTTAACCGGGAATCAATTGAAAAACAGGGGTATCAGTATGAGCAGGACCTGGACCAACTGCTGCGTAATGCTGACGTCATTTCCTTGCATGTGCCACTAACGGATAAAACCAAAGGGCTTATTGGCGAACGGGAATTCAATCTTATGAGGTCCACTGCTATCTTGGTCAATTGTGCCCGTGGCGGCGTAATCGATGAACAAGCATTGGCGCAGGCTTTACGAACCAATAGAATTCACAGTGCAGCTCTAGATGTGCTGGCAGTCGAGCCGGTACGCGCCGATGATCCGCTAGTCGGTTTTGACAATGTGATTATTACTCCTCATATGGCCGGATTGACTCAAGAAGCGGCAACAGGTGTAGCCACTATGGCTGCGGAAGGCGTTTTGGCAGTTATCAATGGGGAAAAATGGCCTTATGTAGCTAATAAGGAAGTCTATGACCATCCGAAATGGAAAAACAAGTAA
- the adh1 gene encoding Long-chain-alcohol dehydrogenase 1, giving the protein MNTAIYSMANAGKIIAGTGSIEKIADVVAGYKVKKVLIITDQGVWNAGLVDKPKAILKDAGIGVEVINNTPPEPDINQVSEIFEAVKKLECDLIVGIGGGSAMDVAKILAVMLTNTPSLGELLEGANIEKRGIPTLMAPTTAGTGSEVTPNAIFLVPEKEIKIGIVSEKMLPDCVILDPLLTVNLPKAITAATGMDALAHAIECYISKKANPFSDIFALKAINLISRSIRKAYNNGRDIEARHDMLLGATFGGICIATSSTVAVHALAYPLGGKYRIPHGLSNAILLPHVMKFNMDAVGEKFKNVASAMELPVGGLSIQQAAEKMIENLYSLINDLNIQVNLQEKGISESDIDFMTEAASKVTRLLNNNPKPMNKDDIREIYKKLFL; this is encoded by the coding sequence ATGAATACAGCAATCTATTCGATGGCTAATGCGGGCAAGATTATCGCCGGAACGGGTAGTATCGAAAAAATTGCGGATGTAGTGGCAGGCTACAAAGTAAAAAAAGTGCTGATTATCACCGACCAAGGGGTGTGGAATGCGGGTTTGGTCGATAAGCCAAAAGCCATATTGAAAGATGCTGGGATTGGGGTAGAAGTCATTAATAATACGCCGCCCGAACCTGATATTAATCAGGTGAGTGAAATATTTGAGGCGGTGAAAAAATTAGAATGCGATTTGATTGTCGGCATCGGTGGCGGTAGCGCTATGGATGTAGCCAAGATTTTGGCGGTAATGTTAACCAATACACCTTCCTTAGGAGAATTACTAGAAGGTGCTAATATTGAAAAACGTGGTATTCCTACTTTAATGGCGCCTACTACGGCCGGAACAGGATCAGAGGTTACTCCTAATGCTATTTTTTTGGTGCCGGAAAAAGAAATAAAGATTGGTATTGTCAGCGAAAAAATGCTGCCAGACTGTGTTATTCTTGATCCTTTGTTGACCGTTAATCTTCCCAAAGCCATTACGGCAGCAACAGGAATGGATGCTCTGGCCCATGCCATTGAATGCTATATATCAAAAAAAGCCAACCCCTTTAGTGACATCTTTGCTTTGAAGGCGATAAATCTTATATCCCGTAGTATCAGGAAGGCCTATAATAACGGGCGGGATATTGAGGCCCGCCATGATATGCTTCTTGGAGCCACATTCGGCGGTATCTGTATTGCTACCTCAAGTACAGTTGCAGTTCATGCTTTAGCATATCCTTTAGGTGGCAAGTACCGAATTCCTCACGGCTTGTCAAACGCTATTCTTTTGCCCCACGTTATGAAATTTAATATGGACGCGGTAGGGGAAAAATTCAAGAATGTCGCCTCTGCTATGGAACTCCCGGTAGGAGGACTTTCAATACAGCAAGCTGCGGAAAAAATGATTGAAAATCTTTATTCATTAATTAATGATTTAAACATCCAAGTGAACCTGCAGGAAAAAGGCATCAGCGAAAGCGACATTGACTTCATGACGGAAGCCGCCTCGAAAGTTACACGCTTGTTGAATAACAACCCGAAACCTATGAATAAAGATGATATTCGGGAAATATACAAGAAATTATTCTTGTAG
- the recD gene encoding RecBCD enzyme subunit RecD, which yields MPANVIQIFEYLLALKNLTVPVVRDIEDYNDKLWWQWELPVGEGCLLYQDTKDGDAWLEVYKQVIEAPPEPPVELKEWIKVKGTEPDNPPQVHNSISKLTHAEKEELSKLLKQIQELKEGQLSNDDEKITRLKKRANVLKEKNEIFFHAEPERVTLWENWVDTQWKPWSKEMLYRIKVQRLYGELFALYQRLQREGDATEIIWGHGLLAWNVGGFRVCRPVLTTRVELQFDSRKGLFKLIPTSTGTLLELDMLSNVELPNSAHLVAMERLIQDTGINPWDEAITKPFLEELGQTLSANGNACHEAVSGRGIQIGANPCIYNAPVLFLRSRSGRQWQSELQGIIEEIRNGHYIPETIEALVTDDISNRNANCDNHLGNEQWRKLGEELLFPLPANEDQKEIVRRLSKNIGVVVQGPPGTGKSHTIVNLLSHLLAHGKRVLVTSQTERALRVLGDMIRTKLPDIAPLCVSVMGGDARSMQELDLSVSKISEGLDQMNVDTLEAEIEHLRKDLFECKRKIARIKTELGRASENENTKVRFAEQDFTPMQLADWLSTNQEEYGWLPDEIDDSVAIPISDGELIKLYGLFQELSREDIDKVLQVRPPLEKLPTPEAVHEVYSKLLAFKDNSLCREDLIKGWVFSKEANEKLSFAIKVVGDAITRLGLLNEKWLLMILDDIVHGENRFEYWQVIVTDIKEKIRAIRDIENRIAEFSVDFSGEFDIRQVKEDAEILFAEFAKNKKPSLIFRIFSGKKTLYILEKFKVNGSSLRSAEDVKVLLDHLNILEAKKRFVSKWNKSISIVDGPCLNENDSRVLQVSEKYLGLIEVAFSWRADYLNALNNIAGVMRPPGVLNWTDFEWINKYNKGLHAYKEQIEYKELTRNFGEISNFLKKGLSVENAHSSWGALYDAYRTGNINNWRDILAELRRLNSLEAKVNELVSLKTMLNSSVPRWIVQIENNVRSGNAVQPPSGWRQAWEWKRAETWLKKHFVKVKLEELYEQLTSAKDEESRLIQSLVSKSTWLEQNRRTTDRQRRSLRSWVQTIRRIGKGTGKYAAKHQADAKKEMAVCREAVPVWIMPLSRVIENFKPSAEPFDVVIVDESSQCDLFALSALFRAKRAVIVGDDRQISPEGVGKELSEIYNLIDRYLIDVPQKERFTLQDSLYDTALRVFPGQQIMLKEHFRCVPEIIQFSNDQFYGGSIEPLRIPSSERLTPPIVPVRVDDGFRSQGLSAINEPEAIALVNKITELCSKKEYENKTMGVISLQGKDQSYIIEQLLRDSLGEAEMIERRIICGDSYSFQGDERDIIFLSMVAAPNVRNGVLNKRTDEQRFNVAASRAKEQLWLFHSIDLKDLNPSCMRYRLLQYCLEPQRTQCEMEDAEEIFRRHGSSQFHKDVHRMIIARGYRAIPEFKVGTHPYRIDTVIEGMNARLAVECDGDEWHGLDRWEADLERQMILERVGWKFWRIRGSVFYRDKEKALQPLWNLLDSMGIRPCL from the coding sequence ATGCCAGCCAATGTAATTCAAATTTTTGAGTATCTGTTGGCGCTAAAAAATTTGACAGTTCCTGTTGTAAGGGATATTGAAGATTACAATGATAAATTATGGTGGCAGTGGGAACTTCCAGTTGGTGAAGGCTGTTTATTATATCAAGATACTAAAGACGGCGATGCATGGCTTGAAGTTTATAAGCAAGTAATTGAAGCGCCTCCTGAACCACCTGTTGAATTAAAGGAATGGATAAAAGTTAAAGGTACGGAGCCTGATAATCCGCCGCAAGTACATAATAGTATTTCGAAATTGACTCATGCGGAAAAAGAAGAATTATCAAAATTACTAAAACAGATTCAAGAGCTCAAAGAAGGTCAATTATCTAACGATGATGAAAAAATCACCCGGCTAAAAAAACGAGCTAACGTTCTAAAGGAAAAAAATGAAATTTTTTTCCATGCAGAACCTGAGCGTGTAACTTTATGGGAAAATTGGGTAGATACACAATGGAAGCCTTGGTCTAAGGAAATGCTGTACCGCATCAAAGTTCAACGGCTATATGGAGAATTGTTTGCTCTGTACCAAAGGTTACAACGCGAGGGTGATGCAACGGAAATTATCTGGGGTCATGGTTTATTGGCTTGGAATGTTGGGGGATTTAGGGTTTGCCGGCCAGTACTTACTACTAGGGTTGAATTACAGTTTGATTCAAGAAAGGGATTGTTTAAATTAATTCCTACTAGCACAGGAACGCTTCTTGAATTAGATATGCTTAGCAATGTAGAACTCCCCAATTCGGCTCATCTTGTAGCGATGGAGCGGTTAATCCAGGATACTGGAATAAACCCTTGGGATGAAGCGATTACAAAACCTTTTCTCGAAGAATTGGGGCAGACCTTATCCGCAAACGGCAATGCCTGCCATGAAGCGGTTTCCGGTAGGGGAATACAGATTGGTGCAAATCCTTGCATCTATAATGCTCCGGTGCTATTTCTTCGCAGCAGGTCTGGCCGTCAATGGCAAAGCGAGCTACAAGGTATAATTGAGGAAATTAGGAATGGTCACTATATTCCAGAGACAATCGAGGCTCTAGTCACAGATGATATATCTAACCGGAATGCAAACTGTGATAACCACTTGGGAAACGAGCAGTGGAGAAAATTAGGGGAGGAACTGTTATTTCCGCTTCCCGCAAACGAAGACCAAAAAGAAATTGTTCGAAGACTCAGTAAGAATATCGGGGTTGTAGTGCAGGGTCCTCCGGGAACAGGTAAAAGTCATACCATTGTTAATCTTTTATCCCACCTTTTAGCTCATGGTAAGCGTGTACTAGTAACTAGTCAGACAGAGCGGGCTTTACGAGTGCTTGGTGACATGATTCGTACTAAACTACCCGATATAGCGCCCCTTTGCGTTAGTGTGATGGGTGGGGATGCGCGGTCTATGCAAGAACTTGATTTGTCTGTATCAAAAATATCCGAAGGTTTAGACCAGATGAATGTCGATACCCTTGAGGCAGAAATTGAACATTTGCGGAAAGACCTATTTGAATGTAAGCGGAAGATTGCCAGAATTAAGACGGAACTTGGACGGGCTAGTGAGAACGAAAATACAAAGGTTCGGTTTGCTGAACAAGACTTTACTCCTATGCAGTTAGCGGACTGGTTATCAACAAATCAAGAGGAATATGGCTGGTTACCGGATGAAATTGATGACTCTGTAGCTATACCAATTTCCGACGGAGAACTAATTAAGTTATATGGACTTTTTCAAGAACTTAGCCGGGAAGATATAGATAAGGTATTGCAGGTTCGCCCGCCTTTGGAGAAACTACCAACTCCTGAAGCTGTTCATGAAGTATATTCGAAATTATTAGCTTTTAAGGATAATAGTCTTTGCCGGGAAGATTTAATAAAAGGCTGGGTATTTTCAAAAGAAGCAAATGAAAAATTGAGTTTTGCCATAAAGGTTGTAGGTGACGCAATTACAAGACTTGGGTTGCTAAACGAAAAATGGCTATTAATGATTTTGGATGATATTGTACATGGTGAAAATAGATTTGAATATTGGCAAGTGATCGTGACAGATATTAAGGAAAAGATACGTGCCATCCGGGACATCGAAAATAGGATTGCAGAGTTTTCCGTTGATTTTTCGGGAGAATTTGATATTCGGCAGGTCAAGGAAGACGCCGAAATATTATTCGCTGAATTTGCGAAGAACAAGAAGCCAAGCCTAATATTTAGAATTTTTAGCGGTAAAAAAACGCTGTACATCCTTGAAAAGTTTAAGGTGAACGGCTCTAGCCTCCGCTCGGCAGAAGATGTAAAGGTTTTACTAGATCATCTCAATATATTAGAAGCGAAGAAGCGGTTTGTTTCTAAATGGAATAAAAGCATTAGCATCGTGGATGGACCATGTCTTAATGAAAATGATTCAAGGGTTTTACAGGTTTCCGAGAAATATTTGGGATTAATCGAAGTTGCGTTTAGTTGGAGAGCAGATTATTTGAATGCTCTTAATAATATTGCAGGTGTTATGAGACCACCAGGTGTTCTAAACTGGACGGATTTTGAATGGATAAACAAGTATAATAAAGGCCTTCATGCCTATAAAGAACAGATAGAATACAAAGAACTAACTCGCAATTTTGGGGAAATCTCAAACTTTCTAAAAAAAGGATTGTCAGTTGAGAACGCGCACTCTTCATGGGGAGCTCTTTATGATGCCTATCGTACGGGAAACATTAATAATTGGCGAGACATATTAGCCGAATTGCGCAGACTGAATTCTTTGGAAGCAAAGGTTAATGAATTGGTTAGTCTAAAAACTATGCTCAACTCAAGTGTGCCAAGATGGATTGTCCAGATAGAAAATAATGTGCGGTCTGGCAATGCTGTTCAACCGCCTTCCGGCTGGCGACAAGCTTGGGAATGGAAGAGAGCAGAAACTTGGCTAAAGAAACACTTTGTCAAAGTTAAGCTGGAAGAACTATATGAACAATTAACTAGCGCGAAGGACGAAGAATCAAGACTAATACAATCTTTGGTGTCAAAATCTACGTGGTTAGAACAAAATAGGCGCACAACGGACAGACAGAGGAGAAGCCTTCGTTCTTGGGTTCAGACAATTCGCAGAATAGGTAAGGGAACAGGTAAATACGCGGCAAAACACCAAGCCGATGCCAAGAAAGAAATGGCTGTATGTCGTGAAGCCGTGCCAGTGTGGATAATGCCATTGAGTAGGGTGATCGAAAATTTTAAACCTTCCGCGGAACCGTTTGATGTTGTGATAGTAGACGAAAGTAGTCAGTGTGATTTGTTTGCGCTTAGCGCTTTATTCCGGGCGAAACGGGCAGTCATTGTTGGTGATGACCGTCAAATAAGCCCTGAAGGCGTAGGAAAAGAGCTATCAGAAATATATAATTTAATTGACAGATACTTAATTGATGTTCCGCAAAAGGAAAGATTTACTTTACAAGATAGTCTGTATGATACCGCGCTAAGGGTATTTCCCGGACAGCAAATTATGCTTAAAGAGCACTTCCGGTGCGTACCGGAGATAATTCAATTTAGCAATGACCAGTTTTATGGAGGAAGTATTGAACCTCTTAGGATTCCTTCATCTGAAAGGTTAACACCTCCCATTGTCCCAGTCCGCGTTGACGACGGATTTCGTAGTCAAGGTTTATCTGCAATTAATGAACCAGAAGCGATTGCGCTTGTAAATAAAATAACAGAACTCTGCAGTAAAAAAGAATATGAGAACAAAACAATGGGTGTGATTTCGCTTCAGGGTAAAGATCAATCGTACATAATTGAACAGTTACTTCGTGATAGCCTTGGCGAAGCCGAGATGATAGAAAGAAGAATCATTTGCGGAGATTCTTATTCATTTCAAGGTGACGAAAGGGATATTATATTTCTTTCTATGGTTGCCGCACCGAATGTACGCAATGGGGTGCTTAATAAACGCACAGACGAGCAAAGATTTAACGTTGCGGCTAGCCGCGCAAAAGAACAGTTATGGCTCTTCCATTCCATTGACCTCAAGGACTTAAACCCAAGCTGTATGCGTTATAGATTATTGCAGTATTGTCTTGAACCGCAACGCACTCAATGCGAAATGGAAGATGCTGAGGAAATCTTCAGGAGGCACGGTTCCAGCCAATTCCATAAAGATGTTCATAGAATGATAATCGCAAGGGGTTACCGTGCCATCCCTGAATTCAAGGTTGGCACACATCCTTATCGGATTGATACTGTCATTGAAGGAATGAATGCACGTCTGGCGGTAGAGTGCGACGGTGATGAATGGCACGGTCTTGACAGATGGGAAGCAGACCTTGAAAGGCAGATGATACTTGAGCGAGTAGGATGGAAATTCTGGAGAATCAGAGGAAGCGTATTTTATAGAGACAAAGAAAAAGCTTTGCAACCGTTGTGGAATTTGCTTGATTCAATGGGAATCCGACCATGTTTGTGA
- the garP_5 gene encoding putative galactarate transporter — MSEKVNMQDQKKTNFRWAVILMMWAAIAINYMDRTNLSAVAPVIMKEFNFTSVEMGYIMSAFFFSYTLFQIPSGWLADRLGHRLVMGGAVAWWSAATMLIAVCNSLPAFIGSRILLGIGEAGAYPCGAGVTARWFPDKERARATVIFDSGNKIGTAFAMPFIVWLAVSYGWKMPFIISGLLGFIWVVIWLLYYTDPEKSRYANRAEVEYIRDGQQIKEGIGDKTQPLKWYQLLRYRNIRAMCIGFFMSNYAIYFYITWFPTYLVKERGMALVKMGWVAMIPPLAALMMGLISASIADYFYAKGVSKTRIRKICLVGGMLTASSVGLAGFVTTDVGAVALLTLSYCGLATSGPALWTLPGDVAPRNMTSTVGALQNCVSNIGGILGPIVTGHVLAATGSFIPALVITGCATLIGALNYAFYLGEVKHIEVDDVKAI, encoded by the coding sequence ATGAGTGAAAAAGTAAACATGCAAGACCAGAAAAAGACCAATTTCCGATGGGCAGTTATTTTAATGATGTGGGCGGCCATTGCTATTAATTATATGGATCGGACCAATCTTTCGGCAGTAGCACCTGTCATTATGAAAGAATTCAATTTTACTTCTGTTGAAATGGGTTATATCATGTCGGCTTTCTTCTTTAGCTATACCTTGTTTCAAATTCCGTCAGGTTGGCTGGCTGACAGGCTTGGCCATCGTTTGGTCATGGGCGGGGCTGTTGCCTGGTGGTCAGCGGCGACTATGCTTATTGCCGTCTGCAATAGTTTGCCGGCTTTTATAGGCTCGCGCATATTGCTGGGGATAGGCGAGGCAGGGGCTTATCCTTGCGGCGCAGGGGTAACAGCAAGATGGTTTCCGGATAAGGAACGTGCCCGGGCAACAGTAATCTTTGATAGCGGCAACAAGATTGGTACGGCTTTTGCGATGCCTTTCATTGTCTGGCTTGCAGTTAGCTATGGCTGGAAGATGCCTTTTATTATTTCCGGTTTATTGGGTTTTATCTGGGTAGTTATTTGGTTGCTGTATTATACCGATCCTGAAAAAAGCCGTTATGCTAACAGAGCGGAAGTGGAATACATCCGTGATGGTCAGCAAATAAAAGAGGGGATCGGTGACAAAACCCAACCATTAAAATGGTATCAATTGTTGCGTTACCGTAACATCCGAGCAATGTGTATAGGTTTTTTTATGTCCAATTATGCTATTTATTTTTATATCACTTGGTTTCCCACTTACTTAGTAAAAGAACGGGGAATGGCTCTTGTCAAGATGGGATGGGTAGCGATGATTCCGCCTTTGGCAGCGCTAATGATGGGGCTTATCAGCGCCAGTATTGCCGATTACTTTTATGCCAAAGGTGTATCTAAGACCAGGATTAGAAAAATCTGTCTGGTAGGCGGCATGTTGACGGCGTCGTCGGTAGGGTTGGCAGGTTTTGTTACCACCGATGTTGGTGCAGTTGCCCTCTTGACTTTGTCTTATTGCGGGTTAGCAACTTCAGGACCTGCTCTGTGGACGCTTCCGGGGGACGTGGCACCTAGAAACATGACTTCAACCGTTGGGGCACTACAAAATTGCGTATCAAATATTGGCGGTATTCTAGGGCCGATAGTAACCGGGCATGTTTTGGCGGCGACCGGCTCGTTTATTCCGGCATTGGTAATTACAGGGTGTGCCACATTGATCGGGGCGTTAAATTATGCCTTTTATCTGGGAGAAGTCAAGCATATTGAAGTCGACGATGTTAAAGCTATTTAA
- the dapA_2 gene encoding 4-hydroxy-tetrahydrodipicolinate synthase: MLKPQGIITPIITPMTENEKINENELRYQVNRLINSGISGLFPLGTNGEVYALTVEEKVEVLKIVVDETKGRVPVYAGTGCISTSETIALSRQAEKLGVDALSIVSPYFVAVSQEDLYRHFSKIAESVNLPIILYNMPARTGNNIDYTTVRKLAKYENIVGIKDSSGNFDNTLRYIEDTDRRLSVLAGNDSLILWTLLAGGCGAIAGWSNVYPELLVSIYKLWQQGNIEEANKRQASIRPLRDVMKLGNPNSVVKRAMNLLGYNVGPAREPVSGVDPKIDEALLKAFELYK, from the coding sequence ATGTTAAAACCTCAAGGAATTATAACGCCAATCATTACCCCTATGACCGAAAATGAAAAGATAAACGAAAACGAACTGCGTTATCAGGTTAATAGACTTATTAACAGTGGGATTTCAGGGTTATTCCCGCTCGGTACCAACGGGGAAGTGTATGCTTTAACTGTGGAAGAAAAAGTTGAAGTATTAAAAATCGTAGTAGACGAAACCAAAGGAAGAGTTCCTGTATATGCGGGTACTGGGTGCATAAGTACGAGTGAAACCATTGCATTATCGCGACAAGCCGAAAAACTTGGGGTGGATGCTTTATCAATCGTTTCTCCCTATTTTGTTGCCGTATCTCAGGAAGATTTATACCGTCATTTTAGTAAAATTGCCGAATCTGTCAACTTACCAATCATTCTTTATAACATGCCTGCCCGGACAGGGAATAATATCGATTACACAACCGTTCGTAAATTGGCGAAGTATGAAAATATTGTCGGTATTAAAGACAGTAGCGGCAACTTTGACAATACTCTCCGATATATTGAAGATACGGACAGAAGGCTTTCTGTGCTGGCAGGCAACGATTCTTTGATTCTTTGGACTTTACTGGCCGGGGGCTGTGGAGCGATTGCGGGCTGGTCAAATGTATACCCCGAGTTGCTGGTAAGTATTTACAAATTATGGCAACAGGGAAATATTGAGGAAGCAAACAAGCGGCAAGCCAGTATTAGACCACTCAGAGATGTTATGAAGTTAGGCAACCCTAATTCAGTTGTCAAGAGGGCTATGAACCTTTTAGGTTATAACGTAGGACCAGCACGGGAACCAGTCAGTGGTGTCGATCCCAAAATAGATGAGGCGCTTTTGAAAGCCTTTGAGCTATATAAGTAA
- the glaR gene encoding HTH-type transcriptional repressor GlaR yields MDLPKLDNTNLWDKTYMLLKDRITRRQFKPNQKLSIPELAKQLGVSRTPIRDALNRLEMDGLVKTVSKVGTFVCALEAEDILDIIDTRLMLELWVVEKLPLLSDAEYAEKVSRLESILEVASNSVKQIPLDSYLRTNYNLQFHMAFIELGGNKKNADIYLDMMNYHFLAAENDLFTKEMVTSALDQHYAIIKALKDKNFDNLKTAIKLHLEDSKERLIRQLHANGGKL; encoded by the coding sequence ATGGATCTCCCCAAACTTGACAATACTAATCTGTGGGATAAAACCTACATGTTATTAAAAGATCGCATCACTCGGCGCCAATTTAAGCCTAACCAGAAGTTATCAATTCCCGAGCTTGCTAAGCAACTTGGTGTAAGCCGCACTCCTATACGCGATGCTCTAAACCGTTTAGAAATGGACGGTCTGGTAAAAACAGTATCCAAAGTGGGAACTTTCGTATGTGCTCTAGAAGCGGAAGATATTTTGGATATTATTGACACCCGGCTCATGTTGGAGCTATGGGTAGTAGAAAAACTGCCTCTACTGTCAGATGCAGAATATGCCGAGAAAGTAAGTAGACTTGAATCTATCCTAGAAGTAGCATCTAATTCCGTTAAACAAATACCATTAGACTCTTATCTTCGCACAAATTACAACTTGCAGTTTCATATGGCATTTATTGAGCTAGGCGGTAATAAAAAAAACGCAGATATTTATTTAGACATGATGAACTATCACTTCCTGGCAGCAGAAAATGATCTATTTACAAAAGAGATGGTTACTAGTGCACTAGATCAACATTACGCAATTATCAAAGCTTTAAAGGACAAAAATTTCGATAATCTAAAAACCGCAATTAAACTGCATCTAGAAGACTCTAAAGAACGTCTAATCCGGCAATTACACGCCAACGGTGGTAAGCTGTAA